One Defluviitoga tunisiensis genomic window carries:
- a CDS encoding ABC transporter permease: MNNIIISLIRDSFSSATPILLSALGGTFTFYANVFNISMEGMMLIGAFFGVLGSYLFENWVMGLLFALMSGILASLIFSFFALLLKTDEFLTGIGMNMLALGGTTYLLRNLFNVKGAFISPQIKSLPTWNIPGLNKIPILSDILNNHPFIVYVAIILAFLIDFIIFHTKFGLRLRATGEDQETSRSLGINPNRIKFSSILLSGIFSAAAGTFLSLGYVTLFSENMSNGRGWISLAIIVLVRGRPLGILLMSLIFGFFESAAFSLQNINIPSQITAMVPYIVTIIALFIYSVNKEKILKLKKEENEKIKEI, from the coding sequence ATGAATAATATCATAATTTCATTAATACGGGACAGCTTTAGTAGCGCTACGCCTATTCTTCTTTCAGCTTTAGGAGGAACCTTTACTTTCTATGCAAATGTTTTTAATATTTCCATGGAAGGAATGATGTTAATAGGCGCTTTTTTCGGTGTTCTAGGAAGTTATTTATTTGAAAACTGGGTAATGGGTCTTCTATTTGCATTAATGTCTGGAATTTTAGCATCACTAATATTTTCGTTTTTTGCACTCTTATTAAAAACAGACGAATTCTTAACAGGTATTGGTATGAATATGCTTGCTCTTGGAGGAACAACTTACCTTTTAAGAAACCTATTCAACGTCAAAGGTGCTTTCATATCCCCTCAAATTAAGTCTTTACCAACATGGAATATCCCAGGACTAAATAAAATACCTATTTTATCAGATATACTGAATAATCACCCTTTCATAGTATATGTCGCAATTATTCTAGCATTTTTGATAGACTTTATAATTTTTCATACTAAATTTGGTCTTAGACTTAGAGCAACGGGAGAAGATCAAGAAACTTCTCGTTCTTTAGGAATTAATCCAAATAGAATAAAGTTTAGTTCTATCTTACTTTCTGGTATTTTTTCAGCTGCAGCAGGCACCTTTCTTTCGCTTGGATATGTTACTTTGTTTAGTGAAAATATGTCAAACGGTAGAGGTTGGATTTCATTAGCAATCATTGTTTTAGTCCGTGGACGACCTCTTGGGATACTACTTATGTCTTTAATATTTGGCTTTTTCGAAAGTGCAGCTTTCAGCTTACAAAACATAAATATTCCTTCTCAGATTACAGCTATGGTCCCTTATATAGTTACTATAATTGCACTTTTTATTTATAGTGTTAACAAAGAAAAAATATTAAAACTAAAAAAGGAAGAAAATGAGAAAATAAAAGAGATTTAA